The genome window GTTTTGCCAGAATACCATGAGAGACCTGTGATTTTCGTATGGCCCAAAGTCTTTGTTACTCGCCGCAAAATTTGCGAGAATAGTCATCACAGAGAGAGTGTGTATTTGAAAGGTTCGCGCAAGTTGTGTAAGATGTTGAGATCGTCGGGGAGTGGATCAGGACCCCGAACTCACCAAACTCAAAGCGGAAGCAATTGAGCGACGCTAAGCAAGAATCTCCAGTAAAACGGGGTAGTATGGCCAATTGAATAACAGGCAACATCTAAGCTGAGGTGGTGCCTAGAGAGATGGGGGCCAAAGCCTCGAGTTGTCTTCAGAGTTCCGACTCAAGTTATGGCGCAGCTACTCTCTTTTTCCATCTTTTCACATTGCCCGGCCTAATTAGACTTGTCTCAAATGGGAAGCAACCACGCGAGAGGGTCTTCGAGTGTAATAATGGGCAGGACAAAGTGACAATGGATGAGTATAAGATGCATCGTCTTTCTCATTCTGTTTCATCTTTCTCAACTCAGACAAGCACTACCTCTCTTGATTATATTACATCTGACGCACCGAGAACCTAATCAAACCTTTCACTACCACTTTCTAGCCTTTAACTTCTGGCATCATGATCCCAGCGTTGATCATAGGCGTTCTCGCCTCAGCGACTCAGGCGATTCTCGTCAACGGACCAACTGGACCTTACGCGGTTTCCATGTCGGTGGAAGCCCTGACCGATGACAGCAGGCTTGACCCTTACGCCCCAGTCAATAACACGCACTCACGACGAGTTATGACTTCGACTTTCATGCCCATTGAGAAGGCAAAAAACTCCTGTGAGGGCATGGAAAGAGTGCCattgtcggattagaagtccaattcgaccgcggcatacagccgactgcgcaggggctaattaggggccctatttacgattatcgtagctagcctaacctacggttagaacctcctttttatacctacgtaaatatctaaatagttcaattaatctcttcgttaactatagttcgaactaactaccttataatagggatactaatactaattagtagttaaattctattatcgtagatcggtaaggtatcttattatatagaagagacgacctcttaatactatataggataagagatttgtactaattaaccttacggaagtagacgaaaaaggaggcgattcttaaatactatacggaattaagtaatcgtagccctttactacttataaaaggtcgacgtttattacgttaaactacgctaGTTAATagaaccgcttaagtaattagtatttcgcCGTTACcttaagtagccttttttactaaataacttccccgcggccggcccgcgattagaaattaaccgGCTAAATTAGTAGAAGGAATTccctatataataactacttacctaattaactagcgcgacgaacgggcttaatagtacggtataaaagagcactacgtaattaaaaaaggggatctctaaacgtagatattcttacttagcaacgaaagtaactttataggaattattaagctaagagatctacggtatacggaaaagtctattactatagggatcttataagtacgcccttaagcccgcgatctaaacgacctcctcgtagctcccttaactaccccccgggtattacttaggaatatagtatagggaacggtctaacgagggaggaggggatttagaggtcctaatagtatcgagttaagagtattacggatctcggagattaacctaagaagaaggcggccaccctaaagtagtcttacgacctcttactaaagttattattagcttaagaaaaggctaaaaagacgaggatctaagggaaaagaaaagaatcctctagagggctactaaagggcttctttttatattagctcatagcgtaagattactaattttaaaaaatcggTAACcggtaaagatcccgagactaattactatatcttactacggtaatataaacgtctactactattattattaaaaagaactactaaaacctacctttttatattaaataaaaaggaggatcttaataagtacgatagctagcgatctagAAGGGTAGTAgcaattactaaaaatagtaaaaacgagagtaatagcgagacggtaagaggaagcgggaatctcttagaccccgataaattcgttaggtaataaaagcacggatttactacgaccggcgcgcggattaaatatatccttattaaaattaaacacGCTAGCGACTACTAATATGGGCATAAGCtaaagcacgacccttagcgagttagggcaaagaaaaagaggacgaaacccgatcctaaatagaatcctaatcccttataaataggtaaatattaacctagacTATTAAGGAACgtggatatataaaatcgcggattagcctaacggtaagcaaattaacgtagtattaatctatttaactaaggtctacgaaaaaaaggggctataggggcaacccctattttacgagatcgcaaacgaccttagctattagctagataaatagttcgtaagcgcaagcttaggaatcgcaaaagcggttaataaattcctttataagcgaggggtactactagcgtaattataatcgcgagaaccttacgaaatcttagtagcgacgattacggaggaggaattcgtaatatagacctaggcacaagtcgatagggcgtataatcgctttaacgaatttagaaaaagggtaaacgacccagatttccttcttataattactaacggcaatctgttgttataaaaggatatatagaggcaaaatatagtgctagaagtataataattgataattctgcctatttcgatctatagctcgttgccgctactaatacgaaattcggtactaattggctagtaagaaaggaggtagactacccgaagttactaatagtacgtagcgacgtagggatcgtatacaAATACTGAAAATCTAATAGCAAATACGAGGCagtttatagaccttaaaaagatcttcccgaAAGAGAAATTGtactctggggggaagtataaggtcttataagaaaccctaacgatattttataattactacgaaaaagtcggaattagggaacactagtattattcggtagttaatgtcgtactcgtaagtaaagcctctaattactactacgaagcggtgcgtaatcttaatcgaaacgacttttttagcataattaacgtaatccgaagccgcttcgagacctataataggaacctagagctcctatttaagctatgagcgatttcttttatatctatagctaggataatagagggtaaatcgcgagtaaaaatcctcgaagagcttattaatcgaattaataagctagcgaaaacctagctaaataaggggactaacgagcggaaagttggatatttttataccgcagTTTAGCGCGTTCTAGAGgcgaaaataactctatactaagtacccgaagactacgagacgctctactcgaggctaagatctagctttaatattaaggtaagaatgccgcgctaaacctatttctaagcgtacgacggcccttattaatagtattaggtcgaccgaacgtataataggaaaggaaaggaagctaAGTACGGCAATCGCTAGTAGGGaatcctagatttattaaataggtagagatttaactcgcgagcagggtaatagaagaagtagtgttttatttataaaaaggatagatattagttaagtaactactccgaggaagagcgtactaaatcgtataaataatatagaaaatcgagggtagtaaatagcaaaactagcccttatcgatttaactaattcctcgttatatataagggcagatccgggggcacggaacctagcaaaagtagctaatttagcggcctaaagtacccGTACCCTATgggagattcggaaaataaggaagatcttaccccctatactaacgaattagattacgacgaagttaacgatattaactactctttttttaccccgttagctttaagaggatatacgaggctaaacgaataaaaagtaatagaagcccttaataagcaggcttttatttatagataataagggaaggtcccttagataacggatacggaggtaggcaaaaggacgaatctaatagcgcagaattctactctcttaatatctaaagaaaagagatagggtgctaagtaattctaggggtagctagaggggtcctttttatactacttagattacttaaatactaagctcgtataagtattctatgcgaacgaaaagtacggcctagataatttctataggattatcctagatactagggcatcgtaatagttaataagaggaaaagggtaattctaggcgctatagaaaatcgtactagtaacgcttaatatattaatagcgggtattacgaggattagcttcggcctaggtaaggaaatcgtcgccctaggtacggtagaagtagagacgtacttcggaacgatgactttctatatcctacctattaataccccatttctcctatatctaaaagatatagatcgactaggtattatattcgataatacgaggaacagaatctctagccgtaagtacttcgaaatagttaaacgacgataggggtacgcgtttataaagcttactaacgatacgaagttaattaattacctaacggaaagtgagcttagacgactatactagagatttagctacccgtcggtcgcgaggctatataacctcctaaagtatttaggtaataataatatcgaaataggggcgctagagtagttaacgaaagtatgctATTAatgctaaataaatgcgcagagcccacacagatttaaatttaaattgcgtaataagctcaactttaattaggagatcgtcgttaatatcttctacttaaatagttaaccggtcctatatataattaacgaggctatattattctaagtagggcaattcttacgggatctataagtaaaaatagtataagtagctctataaaaaagctagatcgatatatactagggaccgctagacggtattagaaccgatactagcactagttttaagttagtagaatttaaggaaaatgcgacggcctacggtatatagttaaaagtcgtgcctatcgaagcgtactatagtattaaaaaggtagaaagggcgcactagtagttaaaaagagcgtttaaaattattaaagaggaaaatcccgattctaACGACGACGAATGCTTCTAGacggtacttaaatactataacgatattatagggcctaacgggctcataccgacgcttttagtatttagagtatatctaagaacgaccttagcctcgctactattactaaacgtaagctagcgagcttaagtagttaaaaaagtaatatgggcactgcgcgaggtaagcataagaaggtaagttaataaggcaattactacgcgcaataggcccgacataggggttaatttagatatacccctaaattcggatatacgagtatagcgcgaaattacttaacaatgggctaggctatataaattgatttctattaacgagcgttcttgcgtagttacgagagatcgcgactagctactcgaagtattaattatagtagttagactatattatatagatcctatcgaggtaatttctagcccataagaaaaagaagagctaggggaagctatataacccgcggcagaggcataggaaattatccttaacgaaatcgtcgtagtagtactaatagacgacgaggaagaggaaattgctaaaagggtactaatacgtcgcgggagactacgatagtaagcactaacgtagcaatttattactagcgacgaggtaattaatactttttatataataaaagagaaagccgatttcgagctagtagttaaactatataaggaaggcgtaattataactactagaaagccgtataagggattagatcttatcgaagtagatactctgcgcgatcgaggggtctatcgatttatcctctacgatttagaaaagtatataaacctccgcatatttaaatcgcgaatagttcgtaaaattaaaagaaaaagaacacCCTAactatacgagaagtctagatacgtaatttaggggtacggcgacgtcgaaaaggcgacgctacttatataatcgcctactatatagcactatagttaacgattaataatagtattaataatatcgctacggaaaaagggatacgagatttagagccgtgatattacctaggtatatacctaatcggctacagggctcataaggaaaatcctggcccatctaccgaaggaaatagctagtaagtacccagaaggtacgattattaaagtacttaagctactatataggctcgcaaaatcgggcacctattagtaggccacctactacgatttttatattaattaactattaatagttacctttacgtacgacccgtgcctaCTAGTTGCGGAGCACgaaagcgactaatttaggatcgtcggaatgtagaccgacgatatattaggcctatccgatattaactttataaaaaaggaggataaggagctttaaaaagcgggctttataacgaagctaaaagaggtccttataataaatacccccctagtatttaatagcgggattcttataatcgaaggggaaaccgtcgttttttaataaaaggggtagggtaagaagattaacctcgttaacccgaacgtaaccgatattaagaagcggtataaggctaagcttatgcgaggggtatatattataagtatttattagcccgaggtaacttttaattacgttaagGTAGCgcaggctatagatctaactaaacgagacgttaaggtacttaataagcggcttaagtagtagtagacgaatctcgatcgaggtctcgtttactacccgatcgaccttataactaataagctctacgtttttattaataggttatttgcgaataataacgaccttacttcgtaattagggtatattattatcctagctaacgagagtatgggcgagagcgaatttactatatatagtaatataatctactattcgttaactaaaagtaagtaagtaacgagaagtgTACTAGtgtcggaggtttataatatagttaacggcgttaacctctcttacgcaattttaataacgctaaggaagattactaattaaattagccttttatttattctaacggttatttataccgattcctactcgctatacgaataccttattaaattaggaataacgaaagaaaagaggcttatgattaatattatagcccttaagtaatcgtataaaaggtacgaaatactcgagatccgttagattaataataaagataacctcgtaaacgcttttacaaaagtaatactaaacaagggattagagtaattcgtaggtagtagaaaagttattatacaaatagagggataggttatataaaaagaatagagaaaagggggaaaaggaaacgacttagtaaacgggcccgaggtcgaattatacctctaaccgtagcggttaaattaataaaaaaaagagaaagttagtatcggattagaagtttaattcgaccgcggtatatagccgactatgtaggggctaattaagggccttatttacgattatcgtagctagcctaacctacggttagaacctcctttttatacctacgcagatatccagatagttcaattgatctcttcgttaactacggttcgaaccaactaccctgtaatagggataccgaCAGCTATACATGACGCCCCTCGTGGCCGCGGCCTACGATCAGCTGGGCGTCGCTGTCGGCCTACCCAACGGCACCTTCTCTTCATTCGAGATGGAGTTTTGCCAGCCTAGAGCACGTTCATGCAGGCGTCCTCCTTCGAACTTTCCGCTGGTGCTATTCTCCCCTGGCTGGGGCAACCCACGCCTTCTCTACGGCGCGATGGCTCGCGAGGTGGCCAGTTATGGCTTTGCTGTCGTTACGATCGACCACCCTTACGACCCTTCTTTTGTTGAGTTTCCTGATGGAACCGTGTATCAGGCTGTGAGTCTCGACACCGACAATACCACACAATTAGAATCTCTCACCCAGGTTAGTTGTACCCCGAGTAGTCCGTAGCCGACGTGTAGCTGATAGAATTCCAGGTTCGAGCTGACGATGTCTCCTTTGTGCTCTCACATCTTCAAAAGAACCCCATTAATGGCGTCAACCTCGCGCACGATTATGTTTGGCCACTCTTTGGGGGGCGCTACGGCGGCGGCTGCAATGTTGCAAGATTCGCGCATCTTAGGTGGCATCAATTTGGACGGCAAGCTTCTCGATCCCGTACTCAACGCAGGTCTCAGTCGGCCCTTTACTCTCGTTGGCCGGCCGGGACACTCGACCGATGATCCGACCTGGGACGTCTTCTTTCCCGCTCTGCGAGGCTCAAAAGCTCTCCTGACTGTCAGCAACACCACGCACGGGGCGTTCACAGATTTCCCCAACCTCATTTCTTCACTGAACCTTACTTTGGCTGAAGCAGCACGCTCTTTGTTGGAGAGCGAACTTGGGACTCTCGAGTTTGGCAGGATTGGAAAGGTCGTTGCTGGAATCGTTGGGGCTTTTGCTGATTTGGTGTTGCATAAGCGGGTTAAGTCTGTCTTCACCAAGGCGGGTGATCCTGCTTTTCCGGAGGTTGTGGGAACCAGCATCAACGTCTAATTTCGATCAGACTTGAGTGCATAATTGTTGAAATGCCTTTAGACTAATATCATGACGAAGGATACTTGAAAGCTCTATCGATACATTGTGGCTGAACTCGATGCCTCGAGAGCTTAATTGCAAAGAGGGGGATAATAAcatatttattttttcttcttgtattattaataatagacttgtTAGAAATTCCCTTTCACCTGTAATAGCGGTGTACACACAATGAAGTTTTCGTGGCTTTGGCCAAACGGGCGAGGCAAAGATGTGTGCCATTACTATTGGTATACACGTaggcaggtcagaccttttggtcgtaactaggttaataggttagtataggtctattacgtgtgtataggaggggaagatcgtgggcagagcccgcggtcccttagtaagtataa of Colletotrichum lupini chromosome 8, complete sequence contains these proteins:
- a CDS encoding PAF acetylhydrolase; translation: MTPLVAAAYDQLGVAVGLPNGTFSSFEMEFCQPRARSCRRPPSNFPLVLFSPGWGNPRLLYGAMAREVASYGFAVVTIDHPYDPSFVEFPDGTVYQAVSLDTDNTTQLESLTQVSCTPSSPTPLMASTSRTIMFGHSLGGATAAAAMLQDSRILGGINLDGKLLDPVLNAGLSRPFTLVGRPGHSTDDPTWDVFFPALRGSKALLTVSNTTHGAFTDFPNLISSLNLTLAEAARSLLESELGTLEFGRIGKVVAGIVGAFADLVLHKRVKSVFTKAGDPAFPEVVGTSINV